TTTAATACATAAAATCTAATTGATTTTGAagtcataatttttcatatattttagaaatttaggaaaagaaaactacttAATTTTTCTTCTCATATATTTTATGAGTGTagtcaatattataaaattaaataaataataatttttaaaaaattgtaaaaaaataattttgtttaaagaaaagttttttaaaaaatattttaagaatttttgtgcttttaatataggatagtagcctgtttggattgacttatttttaagcaacttataagttgaagaaaaaaaaaataggtgcaggacaactttttttttgactaacaaattgttttcaacttataaattatttaaaataaattcatccaaataaactcaactatttattagAGCTTatttaaacacaaaatgactttaaatttaTCAATCAAACgctaaaaaaaactaaaaacagCTAATAAActttaagtcaatccaaatagcATCTAGATAACATGAACCTAATGTTATCTAACCTAATATGTTAGcccaaaattaatattttaagacatTTACTAATGACTACCGTCTCTTCCAATTTTGGATTTGTATTTCAATTTAGCAATAAAAAGAATGATACTTTTATTACACTATTTTTGAATGTAATACACTTTTTATAATGGGTTTCAATATTTAATGAGCCTAGAAATCAGATGTTTGAAATAAGTAAAATCAAGACAAATGTTAATGGTATGTGTGTGCATAATTTAATGACCATGCATTTCACAGTATTTGACCAACTACAACATTAAAATTGGTGAGAAATAAATTGGTACTAGTAGTACTAATTAAGAGAAGATAATAGGGCATAAACTCAACAAAAATGGAttattataaaacaaaaaagaaaaagaaaattacaaCTGGAACTTAAAATACTATTTTCTATATTGGGCCGCACCATACAAACCACCCACAAAGATCCAGAAAATTTACAATGCTACCCCTCCTCCGATACTCGATCACTTCCTGGCCTTTCTGGCAGATGCCTTCTTCGCCGGTGACTTCACCGTCTTAGATTTTACACTCTTCACCGGAACCTTCTTCACCGGTGCCTTTTTAGCAACTGGCTTCGGTGCCGCTTTTCTCGACGGAGTCGACCTGGTGGATGTCCTAGCTACCTTAGCTGGCTTCTCTTTAGCCGCTTTTGGCTTTGCAACAGCCTTAGCTTTCACAGGGGCTTTAGACTTTTCAGTTGCTTTCGGCTTTGCTACAACTGCCTTAGCCTTTGCAGCTGGTTTAGCTTTAGCAGCAACAACAGGCTTCGGCTTAGCTTTTGATTTGGTAGCAGTTTTAGCCTTTGGAGCAGCAACCTTTGGTTTTGGCTTCGGCTTTGCCTTAGTTGCCTTCTTTGCCTGTGTTGCTTTCGGCTTAGCTGCTGGCTTCTTCTTAGCAGGCGCAGTAACAGCTGCCTTTGGAACTGGAAGCTTGTAGGAACTCTTAACCTTAACAAGTTTACCGGAAGCCACAAGCTTCCTCAATTGAACAAGCAACATTTTCCTGAAATTTGATGGAAGATTTTTCTGCTTATCTTCAACAAACTTTGTGATCGCATACTGACTCGATCCAGTTTTATCCTTCAACGTTACAATCGCTTCCTTAATCATCTGCATAACGTTACAAGTTAGCTAATCGGCAAATTAAACAACAACTTCGATTTACAGAATATTAAAATTTCATAACAAAATCTGCAATCAATTTACATCAAAGTAGGAAGGATGAGTGGGAGGATTTCTCTTCTTCGGAGCAGCTGATTTTTTCGCCTTGATCTCCTTCTCTTTCTTTGGTTCATCAGACTCCGCCGGTGGATTTTCTTCCTTTGCCGGTTCAGCTACCGCCACCGGTTCATTCACAGGCTCGATTGCTACAACTGGTCCTTCAGTCGCCATTCAAATTAGGGTTTGTAAGAAAACTagaaatggaagaagaagataacAGATCTATATGTGTAGAATCTACTGGAATTTCTATTTTGTCTGTATGAATTTGTGATGAAATTGAGAAGACCATATATAGTAAGCTAATAGAATTCGTATCTGTAATTCTGAAAGATGATTGGTTGATAGCCTTTTGACGCGGATTAATACTTTAAGCGAATTTTAAATATAAGCCGTTGGATGTAACTTCATCTACGGTTTATAAAGGTAGGTGACTAAGACAGAGATTGAGATTGAAACAAGAAAAGCTTGTTTCAGTTCTTTGAGTTGTGTTTTTATGCCCAATTAATCTAGGCATAACATGACTTATACTTGATGGAATttaaccaattttttttatttaggtAGATAATTTTGTAAGCTTTCTAAAATGTAATTATTTGGATTTTTTGAATGAGAAATCTGGgagatttttaattttgaacAGCAAGTGGTCTGATCATTGAGTTTCTTGGAGTCTTTTGCTGTTTTGGTTAATTTTAGGCCAATGCTTTGAGTAAAATACTGTTTTTTTCTTCTGATATGATAGTAAACTAAATAAGGAGTCTGTCAAATCAAGAATCACAAAAATCCAAGAAGATTTGATCATGGAGCTATTGGTTCAAAGGTCATTGAAGATGAACACATACATGCACAAACTATTTGTTCTTCTTGGAGTAAAAAGCAAATGTATattgtattttcttaataaatctCATTTACCTctactaattttttttacaaatcatacttacaCTCTTGACGATTGAATCGTTACTTGTTTCGTCAAAGttatgattaaaaaatatatttttattattagtaCGTAATATGTGTTTAATTAAGTGTATGTCACATATTCGTGTGCTAAAAGTTTTGTTCTTGTTTGTTCTCTCACGTTTTCAACTTTGGTTTAATGCGCTATGACATTATATATGTCGATCGTTGTTGTTAAACATTAAATCATGTTAACACAAAGCAACATGTTTCATATTTCACCTGCTACATATACTTGTTTCTTTATATGCCTCTCTTTATACTAATAGTgatgcatttatcatctaggtTGGTTTGTTGCGCCAACTAACATTCTAATGCTTCCATATATGCTAACAAAAACTCTCTCAACCTTTGAGAAACTAGAGCTCATAAAGACTTGTTTTTGCAACATAATCACCATAGCTAAATACAAGCAATGAAATTTTGGTCTTCTTAGTGACAGTAATTCGGAGTACCAATAATAGCATAGTTACTCAGTCATCTTTCATATAATGTATTATGATCGAGGTTTTTTCATGATACCTTTAGATGAAAACTAACTTAATGAGAGATAGGAAAGAATTTGTACTTGAACTCTAAAGAACAAAGGAGCAAGCATGTTCAGGTTTCAACTTGTGCCATTGGATATGACAATTAGATGAAACCAAGAATGTCCTATATCTAGTGAATTTAGCATCATTAAGTTGATTTATATAATTTCATGTTCTACATTATTGATGTTTAATCAGAAGTCAAAGATTAAGCAGTcaaaatgtaaaaatattcatgtaaCAAATGGGCATTCATTCAACTTAAAAACATATCAAGAAACATTCTTGAGTTTGTTCTTGCAAGTATTTGaaccttatatatatacattttctgCTATGCACAAAGCATAGATTATGAACAAAGTGCAGTGAAATCTGATGTTTTCACTCAAGACACTATCAAACTAGTAAAGATAACCCCATGTCAAGAACAAGATTGATCTCTTTGCTAGAAAACTACAACTGCTACTACTATGCCTCAATCCCGAACAAGTTGGAGTTGGCTATATGAATCTTAACTGACCATGTCGCTCTCTTTAATCAAGGCaatattattatacaaaataagaataaaaactCATCTTTTTGCTTGTAAATGGTGATGCATAATTCTACTGTAGCTGTTGTGCCCTTGTAGTTCGGGGGCAATGTACTAGCCGGTTGAAATATGCTTCAATATCATGAGCTAAAGATTCACAAAGACACCATTGTAAACATGTGGATATATCTAGTTGCGAGCTATGCCAATGATATGAGGATTTATCAGCGAGGCAGTTGATAATACAGCTTGACGACTATCTACAGTTGAGAAACCGGCTTCAGTTATATTCTGTCCTGTTTTCCTGGTAAGATGACAACCATCCGCGAGAGTCTGCTGCAACGGATCAAGCAATCCCTGAACGAATCTGAGAGCTGTGCCATCTATCCAATTGACATCGGAAAAGGTACAATTTTTACTTGATGCAGAAAACACACTCGGGAGATACATAAACATTTAGCACAACGAATGTAACTATTATGTTTACCTGCTGCAGCCACATGTTCAACAAAGAGGTAAATGCCACCAGGCTTGAGCACCCTTCTGACCTCTAAGAGAAAATGATAAAGCATTATATCAGGACTTCATCCTTTTCAATCATCcaattaaagaaaagaaagaagtccAGATGGAAAGAGTATACAGACAACGACCTGGAAATATACACATATATCAGCATCCTGGCTaagtctcaatttttttttatgaagacAATGTGATCACCACAACATTTTGGACTAATAGCTTGGCTGCTTCAGGAACCAATGGAGGTGATTATCAAAGAGAAGTTTGAGGTTCTATAGACTAACATGGTTAGGATTATGTGGGAGATGAGCGAGAAGATTTTAGTAGAAAAGCAGATACATAAGCCGCAGCATAAATAGAAACGGGGCATAATTCTCCTTCATCTTTGGTAACTTTGTGCTTGTGCAGGGTTATTTTAAGATAAGGTCATTGAAGTCCTATGCTGAAACCACTTTTGCTCTCTGAACAGCAAAAAAGTATATGTTCGAAAAGAGTGGATTCTACAGCAAAATGAGCGAGTTAGTAAAGGGCCAAAGAAATGAGCCTGTTTTGTTTGTATATTCATAGTGGAAAACTCAAACATGTGATAAGTACATCAAACTTCATCAGATAAGGACATTATTTAGGATAAGATTATAGAGATAATTACAAGATAATACATAGGATACATGAAAGGAATCTGAATACAGAGGGTAATGGTCACATGACATATAGTTAGGTTTATGTTTGATATGAGGTTTGCTGAACTACTTCGATGAAATTCGTGAGCAGGATAACTATATGGCTTCGTTTTGCAGTTAGACAAGTCCTTCTACCACTAATAAAGCAGACAAGACAAAGAGTAGCCTACGAATTGAACAGGCTatgaaatcataaaatatataccCTGCAGTGTCAGATTAACATCTGCGACAGAACATAACACAAGGGTGCCAATGACAGCATCAACTGAAGCATCACGTAATGGCAAGGACTCAGAAACCTGCATGAAATCATCAAATTTCATCTTGAAAATTTCCTATTATGTATTAGATATGTCTCCTGTTAATGATGGGCAAGTAACTAGGTGCCTGCTATATAAAGTATGTCACTGTGCCAGCtaaagaaaaatacaacaaTCACACTCTTCACAGCCGAAAATCCACACAACAAAACGCCCTGATAAAAAGTGTAAGACAAGCaataaaaagaagagagaagaatcACCAAAATGAAAAACACGAAGAAAAGTCTGGTCTCGAACAAACAAGATAAGAAAGCCTAAAAAGGAGTCGAGTAGAAAAAGGATATAGCACATGGCGAAAAGCCATAAGAGGGAAAAGGGAAGAATTAATGAAGactaaaaatttattatatccataactgaaaagaaaagaaaaaagctaTGACTAGAagataccccccccccccaaaaaaaaaaaaggaacggTTACAAACAGCATAGTTTGATTACCATAT
This Solanum dulcamara chromosome 8, daSolDulc1.2, whole genome shotgun sequence DNA region includes the following protein-coding sequences:
- the LOC129900420 gene encoding histone H1-like; the protein is MATEGPVVAIEPVNEPVAVAEPAKEENPPAESDEPKKEKEIKAKKSAAPKKRNPPTHPSYFDMIKEAIVTLKDKTGSSQYAITKFVEDKQKNLPSNFRKMLLVQLRKLVASGKLVKVKSSYKLPVPKAAVTAPAKKKPAAKPKATQAKKATKAKPKPKPKVAAPKAKTATKSKAKPKPVVAAKAKPAAKAKAVVAKPKATEKSKAPVKAKAVAKPKAAKEKPAKVARTSTRSTPSRKAAPKPVAKKAPVKKVPVKSVKSKTVKSPAKKASARKARK